A part of Sulfurimonas sp. HSL-1716 genomic DNA contains:
- a CDS encoding HAD family hydrolase, giving the protein MKIVIFDMDGTLIDTKKDITTSINYVRKTHHGLPPVDEQFVVDAINMPVRNLPELFYSTPVYLQSDRDLFEEHYFEECIRSPYLYDGIAETLQALKSSQININVATNAPTIFAKRMLKHLQVSDMFDTIIGADEAGASKPDPKMLEIILSNYGSKHRPQTTWMVGDNSKDVEAAKSISISSIFATWGFSSHGEGDYVASHPLKVLEIVK; this is encoded by the coding sequence ATGAAGATCGTAATATTTGACATGGACGGTACGCTTATCGATACGAAAAAAGATATAACGACCTCCATAAACTATGTCAGAAAAACCCATCATGGCCTGCCTCCTGTAGATGAGCAGTTCGTGGTAGACGCCATCAATATGCCCGTGAGGAACCTTCCCGAACTTTTTTACAGCACACCCGTTTATCTGCAAAGCGACAGAGATCTTTTTGAAGAACATTATTTCGAGGAGTGTATACGCTCTCCCTATCTTTACGACGGGATCGCAGAGACCCTGCAGGCATTAAAATCCTCTCAGATAAATATCAACGTCGCGACAAATGCTCCTACGATATTTGCAAAGAGGATGTTAAAGCACCTTCAAGTCAGCGATATGTTCGATACGATCATAGGCGCGGATGAGGCAGGCGCTTCCAAACCTGATCCCAAGATGCTGGAGATCATTCTTTCAAATTACGGTTCAAAGCATCGTCCCCAAACGACATGGATGGTAGGAGACAATTCAAAAGATGTAGAAGCCGCAAAAAGTATATCCATCTCATCAATCTTTGCCACTTGGGGATTTAGCAGCCACGGAGAAGGCGATTATGTGGCCTCACATCCTTTAAAGGTACTTGAAATCGTAAAATAG
- the hemH gene encoding ferrochelatase encodes MKKDVIILLNMGGPNNLDEVELFLKNMFNDPNILTMKSALLRRFVASMITFFRTESSKEIYKTLGGKSPIVDLTKNIVKKLQDMLKEGVIVDFVMRYTPPFADEVIQTLKEHEISKVYLIPMYPQYSTTTTKSSVEDFLDAFAKSGIKAETVYVKEYYDNKSYNEAVLSRIKESVGDKRYEDYDIVFSAHGLPQKIIDAGDVYQEHVIKNVDILKEMMTKSGMDFKGVHLAYQSKVGPMKWLEPSLGEMLKTLKERNVVIYPIAFTVDNSETDYELAMEYKEIAHDLGIKDYRVCRCVNDHELFVKALAEIYGKMKKE; translated from the coding sequence TTGAAAAAAGATGTTATCATATTACTTAATATGGGTGGACCGAATAATCTGGACGAGGTCGAACTTTTTTTAAAAAACATGTTCAACGATCCAAACATCCTCACTATGAAAAGTGCTTTGCTGCGCAGGTTTGTGGCGAGTATGATAACGTTTTTTAGAACAGAATCTTCTAAAGAGATATACAAAACTCTAGGCGGAAAATCTCCGATTGTCGATCTGACAAAGAATATAGTGAAAAAACTTCAGGATATGCTGAAAGAGGGCGTGATCGTCGATTTTGTCATGCGTTACACACCGCCCTTTGCAGACGAAGTCATTCAAACGCTCAAAGAGCATGAGATATCAAAAGTGTATCTCATCCCTATGTACCCGCAATACTCCACGACGACTACAAAATCATCCGTCGAAGACTTTTTAGATGCTTTTGCAAAAAGCGGGATAAAAGCCGAAACGGTCTACGTAAAAGAATACTATGACAACAAAAGTTACAACGAAGCTGTTTTAAGCCGCATCAAAGAAAGTGTCGGCGATAAAAGGTATGAGGATTACGATATCGTATTCTCGGCTCACGGACTCCCGCAAAAGATAATCGATGCGGGCGATGTCTACCAAGAGCATGTCATAAAAAACGTAGATATACTCAAAGAGATGATGACAAAAAGCGGTATGGATTTTAAAGGGGTGCATCTGGCGTATCAGTCCAAAGTAGGGCCGATGAAGTGGCTTGAACCTTCGCTTGGAGAGATGCTAAAAACGCTAAAGGAAAGAAACGTCGTCATCTATCCCATAGCGTTTACGGTCGACAACTCCGAAACCGATTACGAGCTGGCAATGGAGTACAAAGAGATCGCTCATGATCTCGGCATAAAAGATTACAGGGTCTGCAGATGCGTAAACGATCATGAACTCTTTGTCAAAGCGCTCGCAGAGATATACGGCAAGATGAAAAAAGAGTAG